A genomic stretch from Ovis canadensis isolate MfBH-ARS-UI-01 breed Bighorn chromosome 5, ARS-UI_OviCan_v2, whole genome shotgun sequence includes:
- the TLE2 gene encoding transducin-like enhancer protein 2 isoform X5 yields MYPQGRHPTPLQSGQPFKFSILEICDRIKEEFQFLQAQYHSLKLECEKLASEKTEMQRHYVMYYEMSYGLNIEMHKQAEIVKRLSGICAQIIPFLTQEHQQQVLQAVERAKQVTVGELNSLIGQQLQPLAHHAPPVPLTPRPAGLVGSSATGLLALSGALAAQAQLAAVTKEERAGVEAEGSRVERVPSRSVSPSPPESVVEEERPSGLGGNGKQRAEEKDLSGPYESDEDKSDYNLVVDEDQPSEPPSPATTPCGKASTCIPARRDLVDSPASLASSLGSPLPRAKELVLSCPIPQNDLPASTPASKSCDSSPPQDASTPGPSSASHLRQLAAKPAPSTDSIALRSPLTLSSPFTTSFSLGSHSALNGDLSVPSSYVSLHLSPQVSGSVVYGRSPMMAFESHPHLRGSSISSSLPTIPGGKPAYSFHVSADGQMQPVPFPSDALVGAGIPRHARQLHTLAHGEVVCAVTISGSTQHVYTGGKGCVKVWDVGQPGAKMPVAQLDCLNRDNYIRSCKLLPDGRSLIVGGEASTLSIWDLAAPTPRIKAELTSSAPACYALAVSPDAKVCFSCCSDGNIVVWDLQNQTMVRQFQGHTDGASCIDISDYGTRLWTGGLDNTVRCWDLREGRQLQQHDFSSQIFSLGHCPNQDWLAVGMESSSVELLHVRKPEKYQLHLHESCVLSLKFASCGRWFVSTGKDNLLNAWRTPYGASIFQSKESSSVLSCDISGNNKYIVTGSGDKKATVYEVVY; encoded by the exons ATGTACCCCCAGGGAAGGCACCCG ACCCCGCTTCAGTCTGGCCAGCCCTTCAAGTTCTCGATCTTGGAGATCTGCGACCGCATCAAAGAAGAATTCCAGTTTCTTCAGGCTCAGTACCACAG CCTCAAGCTGGAGTGTGAGAAGTTGGCCAGTGAGAAGACAGAAATGCAGCGACATTATGTCATG TACTATGAAATGTCCTACGGGCTCAACATCGAAATGCATAAGCAG GCCGAGATTGTGAAGCGTCTCAGTGGGATCTGTGCTCAGATTAtccccttcctgactcaggag cacCAACAGCAGGTCCTGCAGGCTGTGGAGCGGGCCAAGCAGGTGACAGTCGGGGAGCTGAACAGCCTCATTGGG cagcagctccagccactggcccaccacgCCCCCCCTGTGCCCCTCACCCCTCGCCCAGCGGGGCTGGTGGGCAGCAGTGCTACGGGGCTGCTGGCCCTGTCGGGAGCcctggccgcccaggctcagctggcCGCGGTCACCAAGGAGGAGCGGGCAGGCGTGGAGGCGGAGGGGTCCAGAG TGGAGAGAGTCCCTAGCAGG AGTGTGTCTCCCTCACCCCCGGAGAGTGTGGTGGAAGAGGAGCGGCCCAGCGGCCTGGGTGGAAATGGAAAGCAGAGAGCCGAGGAGAAGGATCTGTCAGGACCTTAT GAGAGTGACGAGGACAAGAGCGACTACAACCTGGTGGTGGACGAG GACCAACCCTCCGAGCCCCCCAGCCCAGCAACCACCCCATGTGGAAAGGCATCTACCTGCATCCCTGCTCGTCGGGACCTCGTGGACAGTCCAGCCTCCTTGGCCTCCAGCCTTGGCTCACCACTCCCCAGAGCCAAGGAACTCGTCCTG TCCTGCCCTATCCCCCAGAACGATCTTCCGGCCAGCACTCCTGCCTCCAAATCCTGCGACTCCTCCCCGCCCCAGGACGCATCCACCCCTGGGCCCAGCTCGGCCAGTCACCTCCGCCAGCTAGCAGCCAAGCCTGCGCCTTCCACAGACAGTATTG CCCTGAGGAGTCCCCTGACCCTGTCCAGTCCCTTCACCACATCCTTCAGCCTGGGCTCCCACAGCGCCCTTAACGGGGACCTCTCCGTGCCCAGCTCCTATGTCAGCCTCCACCTGTCCCCCCAGGTCAGCGGCTCTGTGGTGTACGGACGCTCTCCCATG ATGGCGTTTGAGTCTCACCCACATCTCCGAGGGTCATCCATCTCTTCCTCCCTGCCCACCATCCCTGGGGGAAAGCC GGCCTACTCCTTCCACGTGTCTGCGGACGGGCAGATGCAGccggtgcccttcccttccgatGCACTGGTAGGCGCAGGCATCCCACGGCATGCGCGGCAGCTGCACACGCTGGCACACGGCGAGGTGGTCTGTGCAGTCACCATCAGCGGCTCCACACAGCACGTGTACACGGGTGGCAAGGGCTGTGTGAAGGTGTGGGACGTGGGCCAGCCCGGCGCCAAGATGCCAGTGGCCCAGCTGGACTGCCTG AACCGGGACAACTACATTCGTTCCTGCAAGTTGCTGCCAGACGGCCGGAGTCTGATTGTGGGCGGTGAAGCCAGCACCTTGTCCATCTGGGACCTGGCGGCACCCACTCCTCGCATCAAGGCGGAGCTGACCTCCTCGGCGCCCGCCTGCTATGCCCTGGCCGTCAGTCCTGACGCCAAGGTCTGCTTCTCCTGCTGCAGCGATGGCAACATCGTGGTCTGGGACCTGCAGAACCAGACCATGGTCAG GCAGTTCCAGGGCCACACGGATGGGGCCAGCTGCATCGACATTTCGGATTATGGCACTCGGCTCTGGACAGGGGGCCTGGACAACACCGTGCGCTGCTGGGACCTGCGGGAGGGGCGCCAGCTGCAGCAGCATGACTTCAGCTCCCAG ATTTTTTCCCTGGGCCACTGCCCTAACCAGGACTGGCTGGCCGTTGGCATGGAGAGCAGTAGTGTGGAGCTCCTACATGTCCGGAAGCCCGAGAAATACCAGCTGCATCTCCACGAGAGCTGCGTGCTGTCCCTCAAGTTTGCCTCCTGCG GGCGGTGGTTCGTGAGCACAGGGAAGGACAACCTGCTCAATGCCTGGAGGACGCCGTACGGGGCCAGCATCTTCCAG TCCAAGGAGTCCtcctctgtgctcagttgtgacATCTCCGGGAACAACAAGTACATCGTGACAGGCTCTGGGGACAAGAAGGCCACCGTGTATGAGGTGGTCTACTGA
- the TLE2 gene encoding transducin-like enhancer protein 2 isoform X1 codes for MYPQGRHPTPLQSGQPFKFSILEICDRIKEEFQFLQAQYHSLKLECEKLASEKTEMQRHYVMYYEMSYGLNIEMHKQAEIVKRLSGICAQIIPFLTQEHQQQVLQAVERAKQVTVGELNSLIGQQLQPLAHHAPPVPLTPRPAGLVGSSATGLLALSGALAAQAQLAAVTKEERAGVEAEGSRVERVPSRSVSPSPPESVVEEERPSGLGGNGKQRAEEKDLSGPYESDEDKSDYNLVVDECHPHSSSPPQTQDQPSEPPSPATTPCGKASTCIPARRDLVDSPASLASSLGSPLPRAKELVLSCPIPQNDLPASTPASKSCDSSPPQDASTPGPSSASHLRQLAAKPAPSTDSIALRSPLTLSSPFTTSFSLGSHSALNGDLSVPSSYVSLHLSPQVSGSVVYGRSPMMAFESHPHLRGSSISSSLPTIPGGKPAYSFHVSADGQMQPVPFPSDALVGAGIPRHARQLHTLAHGEVVCAVTISGSTQHVYTGGKGCVKVWDVGQPGAKMPVAQLDCLNRDNYIRSCKLLPDGRSLIVGGEASTLSIWDLAAPTPRIKAELTSSAPACYALAVSPDAKVCFSCCSDGNIVVWDLQNQTMVRQFQGHTDGASCIDISDYGTRLWTGGLDNTVRCWDLREGRQLQQHDFSSQIFSLGHCPNQDWLAVGMESSSVELLHVRKPEKYQLHLHESCVLSLKFASCGRWFVSTGKDNLLNAWRTPYGASIFQSKESSSVLSCDISGNNKYIVTGSGDKKATVYEVVY; via the exons ATGTACCCCCAGGGAAGGCACCCG ACCCCGCTTCAGTCTGGCCAGCCCTTCAAGTTCTCGATCTTGGAGATCTGCGACCGCATCAAAGAAGAATTCCAGTTTCTTCAGGCTCAGTACCACAG CCTCAAGCTGGAGTGTGAGAAGTTGGCCAGTGAGAAGACAGAAATGCAGCGACATTATGTCATG TACTATGAAATGTCCTACGGGCTCAACATCGAAATGCATAAGCAG GCCGAGATTGTGAAGCGTCTCAGTGGGATCTGTGCTCAGATTAtccccttcctgactcaggag cacCAACAGCAGGTCCTGCAGGCTGTGGAGCGGGCCAAGCAGGTGACAGTCGGGGAGCTGAACAGCCTCATTGGG cagcagctccagccactggcccaccacgCCCCCCCTGTGCCCCTCACCCCTCGCCCAGCGGGGCTGGTGGGCAGCAGTGCTACGGGGCTGCTGGCCCTGTCGGGAGCcctggccgcccaggctcagctggcCGCGGTCACCAAGGAGGAGCGGGCAGGCGTGGAGGCGGAGGGGTCCAGAG TGGAGAGAGTCCCTAGCAGG AGTGTGTCTCCCTCACCCCCGGAGAGTGTGGTGGAAGAGGAGCGGCCCAGCGGCCTGGGTGGAAATGGAAAGCAGAGAGCCGAGGAGAAGGATCTGTCAGGACCTTAT GAGAGTGACGAGGACAAGAGCGACTACAACCTGGTGGTGGACGAG TGCCACCCCCATTCATCGTCACCTCCTCAAACCCAGGACCAACCCTCCGAGCCCCCCAGCCCAGCAACCACCCCATGTGGAAAGGCATCTACCTGCATCCCTGCTCGTCGGGACCTCGTGGACAGTCCAGCCTCCTTGGCCTCCAGCCTTGGCTCACCACTCCCCAGAGCCAAGGAACTCGTCCTG TCCTGCCCTATCCCCCAGAACGATCTTCCGGCCAGCACTCCTGCCTCCAAATCCTGCGACTCCTCCCCGCCCCAGGACGCATCCACCCCTGGGCCCAGCTCGGCCAGTCACCTCCGCCAGCTAGCAGCCAAGCCTGCGCCTTCCACAGACAGTATTG CCCTGAGGAGTCCCCTGACCCTGTCCAGTCCCTTCACCACATCCTTCAGCCTGGGCTCCCACAGCGCCCTTAACGGGGACCTCTCCGTGCCCAGCTCCTATGTCAGCCTCCACCTGTCCCCCCAGGTCAGCGGCTCTGTGGTGTACGGACGCTCTCCCATG ATGGCGTTTGAGTCTCACCCACATCTCCGAGGGTCATCCATCTCTTCCTCCCTGCCCACCATCCCTGGGGGAAAGCC GGCCTACTCCTTCCACGTGTCTGCGGACGGGCAGATGCAGccggtgcccttcccttccgatGCACTGGTAGGCGCAGGCATCCCACGGCATGCGCGGCAGCTGCACACGCTGGCACACGGCGAGGTGGTCTGTGCAGTCACCATCAGCGGCTCCACACAGCACGTGTACACGGGTGGCAAGGGCTGTGTGAAGGTGTGGGACGTGGGCCAGCCCGGCGCCAAGATGCCAGTGGCCCAGCTGGACTGCCTG AACCGGGACAACTACATTCGTTCCTGCAAGTTGCTGCCAGACGGCCGGAGTCTGATTGTGGGCGGTGAAGCCAGCACCTTGTCCATCTGGGACCTGGCGGCACCCACTCCTCGCATCAAGGCGGAGCTGACCTCCTCGGCGCCCGCCTGCTATGCCCTGGCCGTCAGTCCTGACGCCAAGGTCTGCTTCTCCTGCTGCAGCGATGGCAACATCGTGGTCTGGGACCTGCAGAACCAGACCATGGTCAG GCAGTTCCAGGGCCACACGGATGGGGCCAGCTGCATCGACATTTCGGATTATGGCACTCGGCTCTGGACAGGGGGCCTGGACAACACCGTGCGCTGCTGGGACCTGCGGGAGGGGCGCCAGCTGCAGCAGCATGACTTCAGCTCCCAG ATTTTTTCCCTGGGCCACTGCCCTAACCAGGACTGGCTGGCCGTTGGCATGGAGAGCAGTAGTGTGGAGCTCCTACATGTCCGGAAGCCCGAGAAATACCAGCTGCATCTCCACGAGAGCTGCGTGCTGTCCCTCAAGTTTGCCTCCTGCG GGCGGTGGTTCGTGAGCACAGGGAAGGACAACCTGCTCAATGCCTGGAGGACGCCGTACGGGGCCAGCATCTTCCAG TCCAAGGAGTCCtcctctgtgctcagttgtgacATCTCCGGGAACAACAAGTACATCGTGACAGGCTCTGGGGACAAGAAGGCCACCGTGTATGAGGTGGTCTACTGA
- the TLE2 gene encoding transducin-like enhancer protein 2 isoform X7 yields MYPQGRHPTPLQSGQPFKFSILEICDRIKEEFQFLQAQYHSLKLECEKLASEKTEMQRHYVMYYEMSYGLNIEMHKQAEIVKRLSGICAQIIPFLTQEHQQQVLQAVERAKQVTVGELNSLIGQQLQPLAHHAPPVPLTPRPAGLVGSSATGLLALSGALAAQAQLAAVTKEERAGVEAEGSRVERVPSRSVSPSPPESVVEEERPSGLGGNGKQRAEEKDLSGPYESDEDKSDYNLVVDEDQPSEPPSPATTPCGKASTCIPARRDLVDSPASLASSLGSPLPRAKELVLNDLPASTPASKSCDSSPPQDASTPGPSSASHLRQLAAKPAPSTDSIALRSPLTLSSPFTTSFSLGSHSALNGDLSVPSSYVSLHLSPQVSGSVVYGRSPMMAFESHPHLRGSSISSSLPTIPGGKPAYSFHVSADGQMQPVPFPSDALVGAGIPRHARQLHTLAHGEVVCAVTISGSTQHVYTGGKGCVKVWDVGQPGAKMPVAQLDCLNRDNYIRSCKLLPDGRSLIVGGEASTLSIWDLAAPTPRIKAELTSSAPACYALAVSPDAKVCFSCCSDGNIVVWDLQNQTMVRQFQGHTDGASCIDISDYGTRLWTGGLDNTVRCWDLREGRQLQQHDFSSQIFSLGHCPNQDWLAVGMESSSVELLHVRKPEKYQLHLHESCVLSLKFASCGRWFVSTGKDNLLNAWRTPYGASIFQSKESSSVLSCDISGNNKYIVTGSGDKKATVYEVVY; encoded by the exons ATGTACCCCCAGGGAAGGCACCCG ACCCCGCTTCAGTCTGGCCAGCCCTTCAAGTTCTCGATCTTGGAGATCTGCGACCGCATCAAAGAAGAATTCCAGTTTCTTCAGGCTCAGTACCACAG CCTCAAGCTGGAGTGTGAGAAGTTGGCCAGTGAGAAGACAGAAATGCAGCGACATTATGTCATG TACTATGAAATGTCCTACGGGCTCAACATCGAAATGCATAAGCAG GCCGAGATTGTGAAGCGTCTCAGTGGGATCTGTGCTCAGATTAtccccttcctgactcaggag cacCAACAGCAGGTCCTGCAGGCTGTGGAGCGGGCCAAGCAGGTGACAGTCGGGGAGCTGAACAGCCTCATTGGG cagcagctccagccactggcccaccacgCCCCCCCTGTGCCCCTCACCCCTCGCCCAGCGGGGCTGGTGGGCAGCAGTGCTACGGGGCTGCTGGCCCTGTCGGGAGCcctggccgcccaggctcagctggcCGCGGTCACCAAGGAGGAGCGGGCAGGCGTGGAGGCGGAGGGGTCCAGAG TGGAGAGAGTCCCTAGCAGG AGTGTGTCTCCCTCACCCCCGGAGAGTGTGGTGGAAGAGGAGCGGCCCAGCGGCCTGGGTGGAAATGGAAAGCAGAGAGCCGAGGAGAAGGATCTGTCAGGACCTTAT GAGAGTGACGAGGACAAGAGCGACTACAACCTGGTGGTGGACGAG GACCAACCCTCCGAGCCCCCCAGCCCAGCAACCACCCCATGTGGAAAGGCATCTACCTGCATCCCTGCTCGTCGGGACCTCGTGGACAGTCCAGCCTCCTTGGCCTCCAGCCTTGGCTCACCACTCCCCAGAGCCAAGGAACTCGTCCTG AACGATCTTCCGGCCAGCACTCCTGCCTCCAAATCCTGCGACTCCTCCCCGCCCCAGGACGCATCCACCCCTGGGCCCAGCTCGGCCAGTCACCTCCGCCAGCTAGCAGCCAAGCCTGCGCCTTCCACAGACAGTATTG CCCTGAGGAGTCCCCTGACCCTGTCCAGTCCCTTCACCACATCCTTCAGCCTGGGCTCCCACAGCGCCCTTAACGGGGACCTCTCCGTGCCCAGCTCCTATGTCAGCCTCCACCTGTCCCCCCAGGTCAGCGGCTCTGTGGTGTACGGACGCTCTCCCATG ATGGCGTTTGAGTCTCACCCACATCTCCGAGGGTCATCCATCTCTTCCTCCCTGCCCACCATCCCTGGGGGAAAGCC GGCCTACTCCTTCCACGTGTCTGCGGACGGGCAGATGCAGccggtgcccttcccttccgatGCACTGGTAGGCGCAGGCATCCCACGGCATGCGCGGCAGCTGCACACGCTGGCACACGGCGAGGTGGTCTGTGCAGTCACCATCAGCGGCTCCACACAGCACGTGTACACGGGTGGCAAGGGCTGTGTGAAGGTGTGGGACGTGGGCCAGCCCGGCGCCAAGATGCCAGTGGCCCAGCTGGACTGCCTG AACCGGGACAACTACATTCGTTCCTGCAAGTTGCTGCCAGACGGCCGGAGTCTGATTGTGGGCGGTGAAGCCAGCACCTTGTCCATCTGGGACCTGGCGGCACCCACTCCTCGCATCAAGGCGGAGCTGACCTCCTCGGCGCCCGCCTGCTATGCCCTGGCCGTCAGTCCTGACGCCAAGGTCTGCTTCTCCTGCTGCAGCGATGGCAACATCGTGGTCTGGGACCTGCAGAACCAGACCATGGTCAG GCAGTTCCAGGGCCACACGGATGGGGCCAGCTGCATCGACATTTCGGATTATGGCACTCGGCTCTGGACAGGGGGCCTGGACAACACCGTGCGCTGCTGGGACCTGCGGGAGGGGCGCCAGCTGCAGCAGCATGACTTCAGCTCCCAG ATTTTTTCCCTGGGCCACTGCCCTAACCAGGACTGGCTGGCCGTTGGCATGGAGAGCAGTAGTGTGGAGCTCCTACATGTCCGGAAGCCCGAGAAATACCAGCTGCATCTCCACGAGAGCTGCGTGCTGTCCCTCAAGTTTGCCTCCTGCG GGCGGTGGTTCGTGAGCACAGGGAAGGACAACCTGCTCAATGCCTGGAGGACGCCGTACGGGGCCAGCATCTTCCAG TCCAAGGAGTCCtcctctgtgctcagttgtgacATCTCCGGGAACAACAAGTACATCGTGACAGGCTCTGGGGACAAGAAGGCCACCGTGTATGAGGTGGTCTACTGA
- the TLE2 gene encoding transducin-like enhancer protein 2 isoform X4: protein MYPQGRHPTPLQSGQPFKFSILEICDRIKEEFQFLQAQYHSLKLECEKLASEKTEMQRHYVMYYEMSYGLNIEMHKQAEIVKRLSGICAQIIPFLTQEHQQQVLQAVERAKQVTVGELNSLIGQQQLQPLAHHAPPVPLTPRPAGLVGSSATGLLALSGALAAQAQLAAVTKEERAGVEAEGSRVERVPSRSVSPSPPESVVEEERPSGLGGNGKQRAEEKDLSGPYESDEDKSDYNLVVDEDQPSEPPSPATTPCGKASTCIPARRDLVDSPASLASSLGSPLPRAKELVLSCPIPQNDLPASTPASKSCDSSPPQDASTPGPSSASHLRQLAAKPAPSTDSIALRSPLTLSSPFTTSFSLGSHSALNGDLSVPSSYVSLHLSPQVSGSVVYGRSPMMAFESHPHLRGSSISSSLPTIPGGKPAYSFHVSADGQMQPVPFPSDALVGAGIPRHARQLHTLAHGEVVCAVTISGSTQHVYTGGKGCVKVWDVGQPGAKMPVAQLDCLNRDNYIRSCKLLPDGRSLIVGGEASTLSIWDLAAPTPRIKAELTSSAPACYALAVSPDAKVCFSCCSDGNIVVWDLQNQTMVRQFQGHTDGASCIDISDYGTRLWTGGLDNTVRCWDLREGRQLQQHDFSSQIFSLGHCPNQDWLAVGMESSSVELLHVRKPEKYQLHLHESCVLSLKFASCGRWFVSTGKDNLLNAWRTPYGASIFQSKESSSVLSCDISGNNKYIVTGSGDKKATVYEVVY, encoded by the exons ATGTACCCCCAGGGAAGGCACCCG ACCCCGCTTCAGTCTGGCCAGCCCTTCAAGTTCTCGATCTTGGAGATCTGCGACCGCATCAAAGAAGAATTCCAGTTTCTTCAGGCTCAGTACCACAG CCTCAAGCTGGAGTGTGAGAAGTTGGCCAGTGAGAAGACAGAAATGCAGCGACATTATGTCATG TACTATGAAATGTCCTACGGGCTCAACATCGAAATGCATAAGCAG GCCGAGATTGTGAAGCGTCTCAGTGGGATCTGTGCTCAGATTAtccccttcctgactcaggag cacCAACAGCAGGTCCTGCAGGCTGTGGAGCGGGCCAAGCAGGTGACAGTCGGGGAGCTGAACAGCCTCATTGGG cagcagcagctccagccactggcccaccacgCCCCCCCTGTGCCCCTCACCCCTCGCCCAGCGGGGCTGGTGGGCAGCAGTGCTACGGGGCTGCTGGCCCTGTCGGGAGCcctggccgcccaggctcagctggcCGCGGTCACCAAGGAGGAGCGGGCAGGCGTGGAGGCGGAGGGGTCCAGAG TGGAGAGAGTCCCTAGCAGG AGTGTGTCTCCCTCACCCCCGGAGAGTGTGGTGGAAGAGGAGCGGCCCAGCGGCCTGGGTGGAAATGGAAAGCAGAGAGCCGAGGAGAAGGATCTGTCAGGACCTTAT GAGAGTGACGAGGACAAGAGCGACTACAACCTGGTGGTGGACGAG GACCAACCCTCCGAGCCCCCCAGCCCAGCAACCACCCCATGTGGAAAGGCATCTACCTGCATCCCTGCTCGTCGGGACCTCGTGGACAGTCCAGCCTCCTTGGCCTCCAGCCTTGGCTCACCACTCCCCAGAGCCAAGGAACTCGTCCTG TCCTGCCCTATCCCCCAGAACGATCTTCCGGCCAGCACTCCTGCCTCCAAATCCTGCGACTCCTCCCCGCCCCAGGACGCATCCACCCCTGGGCCCAGCTCGGCCAGTCACCTCCGCCAGCTAGCAGCCAAGCCTGCGCCTTCCACAGACAGTATTG CCCTGAGGAGTCCCCTGACCCTGTCCAGTCCCTTCACCACATCCTTCAGCCTGGGCTCCCACAGCGCCCTTAACGGGGACCTCTCCGTGCCCAGCTCCTATGTCAGCCTCCACCTGTCCCCCCAGGTCAGCGGCTCTGTGGTGTACGGACGCTCTCCCATG ATGGCGTTTGAGTCTCACCCACATCTCCGAGGGTCATCCATCTCTTCCTCCCTGCCCACCATCCCTGGGGGAAAGCC GGCCTACTCCTTCCACGTGTCTGCGGACGGGCAGATGCAGccggtgcccttcccttccgatGCACTGGTAGGCGCAGGCATCCCACGGCATGCGCGGCAGCTGCACACGCTGGCACACGGCGAGGTGGTCTGTGCAGTCACCATCAGCGGCTCCACACAGCACGTGTACACGGGTGGCAAGGGCTGTGTGAAGGTGTGGGACGTGGGCCAGCCCGGCGCCAAGATGCCAGTGGCCCAGCTGGACTGCCTG AACCGGGACAACTACATTCGTTCCTGCAAGTTGCTGCCAGACGGCCGGAGTCTGATTGTGGGCGGTGAAGCCAGCACCTTGTCCATCTGGGACCTGGCGGCACCCACTCCTCGCATCAAGGCGGAGCTGACCTCCTCGGCGCCCGCCTGCTATGCCCTGGCCGTCAGTCCTGACGCCAAGGTCTGCTTCTCCTGCTGCAGCGATGGCAACATCGTGGTCTGGGACCTGCAGAACCAGACCATGGTCAG GCAGTTCCAGGGCCACACGGATGGGGCCAGCTGCATCGACATTTCGGATTATGGCACTCGGCTCTGGACAGGGGGCCTGGACAACACCGTGCGCTGCTGGGACCTGCGGGAGGGGCGCCAGCTGCAGCAGCATGACTTCAGCTCCCAG ATTTTTTCCCTGGGCCACTGCCCTAACCAGGACTGGCTGGCCGTTGGCATGGAGAGCAGTAGTGTGGAGCTCCTACATGTCCGGAAGCCCGAGAAATACCAGCTGCATCTCCACGAGAGCTGCGTGCTGTCCCTCAAGTTTGCCTCCTGCG GGCGGTGGTTCGTGAGCACAGGGAAGGACAACCTGCTCAATGCCTGGAGGACGCCGTACGGGGCCAGCATCTTCCAG TCCAAGGAGTCCtcctctgtgctcagttgtgacATCTCCGGGAACAACAAGTACATCGTGACAGGCTCTGGGGACAAGAAGGCCACCGTGTATGAGGTGGTCTACTGA